TGGACCCGGTTGGCCAGTATGCCGACTACGGCAAGCTGCCGAAGGCGGACGTGATCCTCGTCACCCATGAGCACTCCGACCACCTGGACCTCAAGGCTGTCGGCCTTATCAGCAAGGCCGGGACGGTTGTCGTGGCCAACGGGGCGGCCGGCCGGCAGCTCAAGGGAAGCATCGAAATGAAAAACGGCGACGTCCGGGACGCCGTGGGATTCAGGATCGAGGCGGTCCCGGCGTACAATCTGGTTCACATGCGCAGTCCCGGTGTCCCGTATCACCCGAAGGGCGTCGGAAACGGGTACGTCGTCACCTGCGGCGGCAAGCGGATCTACATCGCCGGCGATACGGAAAACACACCCGAAATGAAGGCGCTCAAGGGCATCGACATCGCCTTTCTGCCGATGAACCTGCCCTACACGATGACGCCGGTGATGGTGGCGGATGCCGCAAAGGCGTTCCGGCCGCGCGTCCTGTATCCCTACCATTTCGGAGGCACGACAACGGGCAAGCTGAAGGATCTGCTGAAAAATGAAAAGGATATCGAGGTTCGGATCCGGAAGATGAGTTGAAACGAAGGGTCGGACGGTCCGGACAGAGCAGTCTTGACATCATTGAAAAGGAGGATGGAATGGCAGACCAGAACATCAACGTAGCGGAGATCCCCCAGACGGCCCTGAAGGTCGTCATGTCTCCCGCGGCCTTTTTCCGGGAGATGCCCAAAACGGGAGGGTATGTCGAACCCCTGATTTTCATGGTTGCCATGGGCGTCATAAGCGGGCTTCTGCATGCCGTTTTCAGTTTCCTGGGAC
This DNA window, taken from Syntrophales bacterium, encodes the following:
- a CDS encoding MBL fold metallo-hydrolase, producing the protein MGKVSIFCAGMLISMAMAAGAGQAFETDVFPTAEGNLTITFIGHGTLMMSVGGKVIHVDPVGQYADYGKLPKADVILVTHEHSDHLDLKAVGLISKAGTVVVANGAAGRQLKGSIEMKNGDVRDAVGFRIEAVPAYNLVHMRSPGVPYHPKGVGNGYVVTCGGKRIYIAGDTENTPEMKALKGIDIAFLPMNLPYTMTPVMVADAAKAFRPRVLYPYHFGGTTTGKLKDLLKNEKDIEVRIRKMS